From the genome of Desmodus rotundus isolate HL8 chromosome 2, HLdesRot8A.1, whole genome shotgun sequence, one region includes:
- the DGKD gene encoding diacylglycerol kinase delta isoform X6 produces the protein MWTGFCVNVITPCRKLILCADNRKEMEDWIAALKTVQNREHFEPTQYSMDHFSGMHNWYACSHARPTYCNVCREALSGVTSHGLSCEVCKFKAHKRCAVRATNNCKWTTLASIGKDIIEDEDGIAMPHQWLEGNLPVSAKCTVCDKTCGSVLRLQDWRCLWCKAMVHTACKESLVTKCPLGLCKVSVIPPTALNSIDSDGFWKATCPPSCTSPLLVFVNSKSGDNQGVKFLRRFKQLLNPAQVFDLMNGGPHLGLRLFQKFDTFRILVCGGDGSVGWVLSEIDSLNLHKQCQLGVLPLGTGNDLARVLGWGSACDDDTQLPQILEKLERASTKMLDRWSVMAYETKLPRQASSSAAGTGTEDLSEGSEQAEVCGEESSHREKERGWAMNLPGRQVQQILFYEDSVAAHLSKILTSDQHSVVISSAKVLCETVKDFVARVGKAYEKTTESSEESEVMAKKCSVLKEKLDSLLKTLDDESQASSSLPTPPPTIAEEVEDGDGVGSGCGSTVDRSVGSTCPARPQIFRPREQLMLRANSLKKAIRQIIEHTEKAVDEQNAQTQEQERIVLGLPEAEEKKDPKSDDRLCHSESCGVAKHRSLRKVSKSPCEKLISKGSLSLGSSASLPTQSGNRDGLPALNTKILFPNVRAGMSGSLPGGSVISRLLINADPFNSEPENLEYYTEKCVMNNYFGIGLDAKISLDFNNKRDEHPEKCRSRTKNMMWYGVLGTKELLHRTYKNLEQKVLLECDGRPIPLPSLQGIAVLNIPSYAGGTNFWGGTKEDDTFAAPSFDDKILEVVAVFGSMQMAVSRVIKLQHHRIAQCRTVKISILGDEGVPVQVDGEAWVQPPGYIRIIHKNRAQMLTRDRAFENTLKSWEDKQKCELPRPPSFSLHPEILSEEEATQMDQFGQAAGALIHSIREIAQSHRDMEQELAHAVNASSKSMDRVYSKPRAAEGLTCSFVLEMVSNMKALRSETELLLAGKMALQLDPPQKDRLGAALSEMDQQLRKLADTPWLCQLMEPSDEENVTSDLSKRSRSGKFRLVTKFKKEKNSKNRDAHSSLGAPVHLWGTEEVAAWLEHLSLCEYKDIFTRHDIRGSELLHLERRDLKDLGVTKVGHVKRILCGIKELGRGAPAAET, from the exons GTCATCACTCCGTGCAGGAAACTCATCTTGTGTGCGGACaacaggaaagaaatggaagactgGATTGCAGCTCTGAAGACTGTCCAGAATCGGGAACATTTTGAG CCGACCCAGTACAGCATGGACCACTTCTCCGGGATGCACAACTGGTACGCCTGTTCCCACGCGAGGCCGACCTACTGCAACGTGTGTCGTGAGGCTCTGTCTGGGGTCACGTCCCACGGACTGTCCTGTGAAG TGTGCAAGTTCAAGGCCCACAAACGGTGTGCTGTGCGTGCAACCAATAACTGCAAGTGGACCACACTGGCCTCCATCGGGAAGGATATCATCGAGGACGAGGATGGG ATTGCCATGCCTCACCAGTGGCTGGAAGGAAACCTGCCTGTGAGTGCCAAGTGCACGGTGTGTGACAAGACCTGCGGCAGCGTGCTGCGCCTGCAGGACTGGCGCTGCCTGTGGTGCAAGGCCATG GTGCACACAGCTTGTAAGGAATCATTAGTGACCAAGTGCCCGCTGGGCCTGTGCAAAGTGTCAGTCATCCCTCCCACGGCTCTCAACAGCATCGATTCTGATG GCTTCTGGAAGGCCACATGTCCTCCATCCTGCACCAGCCCCTTGTTGGTCTTTGTCAATTCAAAAAGTGGGGACAACCAGGGTGTGAAGTTCCTCAGAAGATTCAAACAGCTGCTGAACCCTGCCCAGGTCTTTGACCTCATGAATGGGGGACCACACCTCGG CTTGCGCTTATTCCAGAAGTTTGACACATTCCGGATCCTGGTGTGTGGTGGGGATGGCAGTGTGGGCTGGGTCCTCTCCGAAATCGACAGCCTCAACCTCCACAAACAG TGTCAGCTGGGCGTGCTTCCCCTGGGCACAGGGAATGACCTGGCGCGCGTGTTAGGCTGGGGCTCAGCCTGTGACGATGACACTCAGCTCCCGCAGATCCTGGAGAAGCTGGAGAGAGCCAGCACCAAGATGCTGGACAG GTGGAGCGTCATGGCCTACGAGACCAAGCTGCCCCGGCAGGCCTCTTCCTCTGCTGCTGGCACAGGCACCGAGGACCTCAGCGAGGGCTCCGAG CAGGCAGAGGTGTGTGGGGAGGAGAGCTCACATCGCGAGAAGGAGAGAGGCTGGGCCATGAACCTGCCAGGTAGACAG GTGCAGCAAATTCTCTTCTATGAAGACTCGGTTGCGGCCCATCTTTCTAAAATCCTGACCTCTGACCAGCACTCGGTGGTGATCTCATCGGCCAA AGTGCTCTGTGAGACAGTGAAGGACTTCGTGGCTCGAGTGGGAAAGGCCTACGAGAAGACGACTGAGAGCTCAGAGGAGTCGGAGGTCATGGCCAAGAAG TGCTCTGTCCTGAAAGAGAAGCTGGATTCTCTCCTCAAGACCTTGGACGACGAGTCCCAGGCCtcatcctctctgcccaccccgcCGCCCACCATTGCTGAGGAGGTGGAAGATGGAGACGGGGTGGGCAGTGGCTGTGGCTCGACTGTGGACCGCTCCGTGGGGTCGACGTGCCCAGCCCGGCCGCAGATATTCCGGCCTCGGGAACAGCTCATGCTGCGGGCCAACAGCCTGAAGAAGGCGATTCGTCAGATCATAGAACACACTGAAAAAG CTGTCGATGAGCAGAATGCCCAAACCCAGGAGCAGGAGAGGATTGTCTTAGGTCTCCCTGAGGCGGAAGAGAAAAAGGACCCGAAGTCGGACGACAGGCTGTGCCACAGCGAGAGCTGTGGGGTTGCCAAGCACAGGAGCCTCCGCAAAG TGTCCAAGTCCCCGTGTGAGAAGCTGATAAGCAAAGGAAGTTTGTCACTGGGCAgttctgcctctctccccacccagtcAGGAAACCGGGACGGCCTGCCTGCGCTGAACACGAAGATCCTGTTCCCGA ACGTCCGTGCCGGGATGTCTGGGTCCTTGCCTGGTGGCTCGGTCATCAGTCGCTTGTTAATAAATGCTGACCCCTTCAACTCCGAGCCGGAAAACCT GGAGTATTACACGGAGAAGTGTGTCATGAACAATTACTTTGGCATCGGCCTGGATGCGAAGATATCCCTGGACTTCAACAACAAGCGGGACGAGCACCCTGAGAAGTGCAG GAGTCGGACCAAGAACATGATGTGGTATGGGGTTCTCGGGACCAAAGAGTTGCTGCACAGAACCTACAAGAACCTGGAGCAAAAGGTCCTGCTGGAG TGTGACGGGCGGCCCATCCCGCTCCCCAGTCTGCAGGGTATTGCTGTCCTCAACATTCCCAGCTATGCCGGAGGGACCAACTTCTGGGGGGGCACCAAGGAAGATGAT ACTTTCGCAGCTCCGTCGTTCGATGACAAGATCTTGGAGGTGGTTGCCGTGTTTGGCAGTATGCAGATGGCTGTCTCTCGGGTCATTAAGCTGCAGCATCACCGGATTGCCCAG TGTCGCACGGTGAAGATTTCCATCCTGGGGGACGAGGGTGTACCAGTGCAGGTGGACGGAGAGGCCTGGGTCCAGCCTCCAGGATACATCCGCATTATCCACAAGAACCGGGCACAGATGCTCACCCGAGACCGG GCATTTGAGAATACGCTGAAGTCCTGGGAGGACAAGCAGAAGTGTGAACTGCCTCGCCCACCGTCCTTCTCTCTGCACCCGGAGATCCTGTCCGAGGAAGAGGCCACCCAGATGGACCAGTTTGGGCAGGCGGCGGGGGCCCTCATCCATAG TATCCGGGAGATAGCTCAGTCCCACCGAGACATGGAGCAGGAGCTCGCCCACGCCGTCAATGCCAGCTCCAAGTCCATGGACCGCGTGTACAGCAAGCCCAGAGCTGCGGAG GGGTTGACCTGCAGCTTTGTCCTGGAGATGGTCAGTAACATGAAGGCCCTGCGCAGCGAGACAGAGCTGCTGCTGGCCGGGAAGATGGCCCTG CAATTGGACCCCCCTCAGAAGGACCGGCTCGGGGCTGCTCTCTCCGAGATGGATCAACAGCTCAGGAAGCTGGCAGACACCCCCTGGCTGTGCCAGCTCATGGAGCCCAGTGATGAAGAG AATGTGACCTCGGACCTTTCCAAGCGCAGCCGCAGTGGGAAGTTCCGCCTGGTGACTAAGttcaagaaggagaagaacagcaagaacaGAGACGCCCACAGCAGCCTGGGAGCGCCGG TGCACCTCTGGGGGACAGAGGAGGTTGCTGCCTGGCTGGAGCACCTCAGTCTCTGTGAGTATAAGGACATCTTCACACGGCACGACATCCGGGGCTCTGAGCTCCTACACCTGGAGCGGAGGGACCTCAAG GACCTTGGCGTGACCAAGGTGGGCCACGTGAAGAGGATCCTGTGCGGCATCAAGGAGCTGGGCCGCGGCGCCCCGGCTGCCGAGACCTAG
- the DGKD gene encoding diacylglycerol kinase delta isoform X3, which translates to MAAAAGAPQPGPPQPPPPPPPEESSDSEPEAEPGSPQKLIRKVSTSGQIRQKTVIKEGMLTKQNSSFQRSKRRYFKLRGRTLYYAKTAKSIIFDEVDLTDASVAESSTKNVNNSFTVITPCRKLILCADNRKEMEDWIAALKTVQNREHFEPTQYSMDHFSGMHNWYACSHARPTYCNVCREALSGVTSHGLSCEVCKFKAHKRCAVRATNNCKWTTLASIGKDIIEDEDGIAMPHQWLEGNLPVSAKCTVCDKTCGSVLRLQDWRCLWCKAMVHTACKESLVTKCPLGLCKVSVIPPTALNSIDSDGFWKATCPPSCTSPLLVFVNSKSGDNQGVKFLRRFKQLLNPAQVFDLMNGGPHLGLRLFQKFDTFRILVCGGDGSVGWVLSEIDSLNLHKQCQLGVLPLGTGNDLARVLGWGSACDDDTQLPQILEKLERASTKMLDRWSVMAYETKLPRQASSSAAGTGTEDLSEGSEQAEVCGEESSHREKERGWAMNLPGRQVQQILFYEDSVAAHLSKILTSDQHSVVISSAKVLCETVKDFVARVGKAYEKTTESSEESEVMAKKCSVLKEKLDSLLKTLDDESQASSSLPTPPPTIAEEVEDGDGVGSGCGSTVDRSVGSTCPARPQIFRPREQLMLRANSLKKAIRQIIEHTEKAVDEQNAQTQEQERIVLGLPEAEEKKDPKSDDRLCHSESCGVAKHRSLRKVSKSPCEKLISKGSLSLGSSASLPTQSGNRDGLPALNTKILFPNVRAGMSGSLPGGSVISRLLINADPFNSEPENLEYYTEKCVMNNYFGIGLDAKISLDFNNKRDEHPEKCRSRTKNMMWYGVLGTKELLHRTYKNLEQKVLLECDGRPIPLPSLQGIAVLNIPSYAGGTNFWGGTKEDDTFAAPSFDDKILEVVAVFGSMQMAVSRVIKLQHHRIAQCRTVKISILGDEGVPVQVDGEAWVQPPGYIRIIHKNRAQMLTRDRAFENTLKSWEDKQKCELPRPPSFSLHPEILSEEEATQMDQFGQAAGALIHSIREIAQSHRDMEQELAHAVNASSKSMDRVYSKPRAAEGLTCSFVLEMVSNMKALRSETELLLAGKMALQLDPPQKDRLGAALSEMDQQLRKLADTPWLCQLMEPSDEENVTSDLSKRSRSGKFRLVTKFKKEKNSKNRDAHSSLGAPGPWRDQGGPREEDPVRHQGAGPRRPGCRDLASALSACVLHACD; encoded by the exons GTCATCACTCCGTGCAGGAAACTCATCTTGTGTGCGGACaacaggaaagaaatggaagactgGATTGCAGCTCTGAAGACTGTCCAGAATCGGGAACATTTTGAG CCGACCCAGTACAGCATGGACCACTTCTCCGGGATGCACAACTGGTACGCCTGTTCCCACGCGAGGCCGACCTACTGCAACGTGTGTCGTGAGGCTCTGTCTGGGGTCACGTCCCACGGACTGTCCTGTGAAG TGTGCAAGTTCAAGGCCCACAAACGGTGTGCTGTGCGTGCAACCAATAACTGCAAGTGGACCACACTGGCCTCCATCGGGAAGGATATCATCGAGGACGAGGATGGG ATTGCCATGCCTCACCAGTGGCTGGAAGGAAACCTGCCTGTGAGTGCCAAGTGCACGGTGTGTGACAAGACCTGCGGCAGCGTGCTGCGCCTGCAGGACTGGCGCTGCCTGTGGTGCAAGGCCATG GTGCACACAGCTTGTAAGGAATCATTAGTGACCAAGTGCCCGCTGGGCCTGTGCAAAGTGTCAGTCATCCCTCCCACGGCTCTCAACAGCATCGATTCTGATG GCTTCTGGAAGGCCACATGTCCTCCATCCTGCACCAGCCCCTTGTTGGTCTTTGTCAATTCAAAAAGTGGGGACAACCAGGGTGTGAAGTTCCTCAGAAGATTCAAACAGCTGCTGAACCCTGCCCAGGTCTTTGACCTCATGAATGGGGGACCACACCTCGG CTTGCGCTTATTCCAGAAGTTTGACACATTCCGGATCCTGGTGTGTGGTGGGGATGGCAGTGTGGGCTGGGTCCTCTCCGAAATCGACAGCCTCAACCTCCACAAACAG TGTCAGCTGGGCGTGCTTCCCCTGGGCACAGGGAATGACCTGGCGCGCGTGTTAGGCTGGGGCTCAGCCTGTGACGATGACACTCAGCTCCCGCAGATCCTGGAGAAGCTGGAGAGAGCCAGCACCAAGATGCTGGACAG GTGGAGCGTCATGGCCTACGAGACCAAGCTGCCCCGGCAGGCCTCTTCCTCTGCTGCTGGCACAGGCACCGAGGACCTCAGCGAGGGCTCCGAG CAGGCAGAGGTGTGTGGGGAGGAGAGCTCACATCGCGAGAAGGAGAGAGGCTGGGCCATGAACCTGCCAGGTAGACAG GTGCAGCAAATTCTCTTCTATGAAGACTCGGTTGCGGCCCATCTTTCTAAAATCCTGACCTCTGACCAGCACTCGGTGGTGATCTCATCGGCCAA AGTGCTCTGTGAGACAGTGAAGGACTTCGTGGCTCGAGTGGGAAAGGCCTACGAGAAGACGACTGAGAGCTCAGAGGAGTCGGAGGTCATGGCCAAGAAG TGCTCTGTCCTGAAAGAGAAGCTGGATTCTCTCCTCAAGACCTTGGACGACGAGTCCCAGGCCtcatcctctctgcccaccccgcCGCCCACCATTGCTGAGGAGGTGGAAGATGGAGACGGGGTGGGCAGTGGCTGTGGCTCGACTGTGGACCGCTCCGTGGGGTCGACGTGCCCAGCCCGGCCGCAGATATTCCGGCCTCGGGAACAGCTCATGCTGCGGGCCAACAGCCTGAAGAAGGCGATTCGTCAGATCATAGAACACACTGAAAAAG CTGTCGATGAGCAGAATGCCCAAACCCAGGAGCAGGAGAGGATTGTCTTAGGTCTCCCTGAGGCGGAAGAGAAAAAGGACCCGAAGTCGGACGACAGGCTGTGCCACAGCGAGAGCTGTGGGGTTGCCAAGCACAGGAGCCTCCGCAAAG TGTCCAAGTCCCCGTGTGAGAAGCTGATAAGCAAAGGAAGTTTGTCACTGGGCAgttctgcctctctccccacccagtcAGGAAACCGGGACGGCCTGCCTGCGCTGAACACGAAGATCCTGTTCCCGA ACGTCCGTGCCGGGATGTCTGGGTCCTTGCCTGGTGGCTCGGTCATCAGTCGCTTGTTAATAAATGCTGACCCCTTCAACTCCGAGCCGGAAAACCT GGAGTATTACACGGAGAAGTGTGTCATGAACAATTACTTTGGCATCGGCCTGGATGCGAAGATATCCCTGGACTTCAACAACAAGCGGGACGAGCACCCTGAGAAGTGCAG GAGTCGGACCAAGAACATGATGTGGTATGGGGTTCTCGGGACCAAAGAGTTGCTGCACAGAACCTACAAGAACCTGGAGCAAAAGGTCCTGCTGGAG TGTGACGGGCGGCCCATCCCGCTCCCCAGTCTGCAGGGTATTGCTGTCCTCAACATTCCCAGCTATGCCGGAGGGACCAACTTCTGGGGGGGCACCAAGGAAGATGAT ACTTTCGCAGCTCCGTCGTTCGATGACAAGATCTTGGAGGTGGTTGCCGTGTTTGGCAGTATGCAGATGGCTGTCTCTCGGGTCATTAAGCTGCAGCATCACCGGATTGCCCAG TGTCGCACGGTGAAGATTTCCATCCTGGGGGACGAGGGTGTACCAGTGCAGGTGGACGGAGAGGCCTGGGTCCAGCCTCCAGGATACATCCGCATTATCCACAAGAACCGGGCACAGATGCTCACCCGAGACCGG GCATTTGAGAATACGCTGAAGTCCTGGGAGGACAAGCAGAAGTGTGAACTGCCTCGCCCACCGTCCTTCTCTCTGCACCCGGAGATCCTGTCCGAGGAAGAGGCCACCCAGATGGACCAGTTTGGGCAGGCGGCGGGGGCCCTCATCCATAG TATCCGGGAGATAGCTCAGTCCCACCGAGACATGGAGCAGGAGCTCGCCCACGCCGTCAATGCCAGCTCCAAGTCCATGGACCGCGTGTACAGCAAGCCCAGAGCTGCGGAG GGGTTGACCTGCAGCTTTGTCCTGGAGATGGTCAGTAACATGAAGGCCCTGCGCAGCGAGACAGAGCTGCTGCTGGCCGGGAAGATGGCCCTG CAATTGGACCCCCCTCAGAAGGACCGGCTCGGGGCTGCTCTCTCCGAGATGGATCAACAGCTCAGGAAGCTGGCAGACACCCCCTGGCTGTGCCAGCTCATGGAGCCCAGTGATGAAGAG AATGTGACCTCGGACCTTTCCAAGCGCAGCCGCAGTGGGAAGTTCCGCCTGGTGACTAAGttcaagaaggagaagaacagcaagaacaGAGACGCCCACAGCAGCCTGGGAGCGCCGG GACCTTGGCGTGACCAAGGTGGGCCACGTGAAGAGGATCCTGTGCGGCATCAAGGAGCTGGGCCGCGGCGCCCCGGCTGCCGAGACCTAGCCTCCGCCCTCTCCGCCTGCGTCCTCCACGCGTGTGACTGA
- the DGKD gene encoding diacylglycerol kinase delta isoform X1, whose product MAAAAGAPQPGPPQPPPPPPPEESSDSEPEAEPGSPQKLIRKVSTSGQIRQKTVIKEGMLTKQNSSFQRSKRRYFKLRGRTLYYAKTAKSIIFDEVDLTDASVAESSTKNVNNSFTVITPCRKLILCADNRKEMEDWIAALKTVQNREHFEPTQYSMDHFSGMHNWYACSHARPTYCNVCREALSGVTSHGLSCEVCKFKAHKRCAVRATNNCKWTTLASIGKDIIEDEDGIAMPHQWLEGNLPVSAKCTVCDKTCGSVLRLQDWRCLWCKAMVHTACKESLVTKCPLGLCKVSVIPPTALNSIDSDGFWKATCPPSCTSPLLVFVNSKSGDNQGVKFLRRFKQLLNPAQVFDLMNGGPHLGLRLFQKFDTFRILVCGGDGSVGWVLSEIDSLNLHKQCQLGVLPLGTGNDLARVLGWGSACDDDTQLPQILEKLERASTKMLDRWSVMAYETKLPRQASSSAAGTGTEDLSEGSEQAEVCGEESSHREKERGWAMNLPGRQVQQILFYEDSVAAHLSKILTSDQHSVVISSAKVLCETVKDFVARVGKAYEKTTESSEESEVMAKKCSVLKEKLDSLLKTLDDESQASSSLPTPPPTIAEEVEDGDGVGSGCGSTVDRSVGSTCPARPQIFRPREQLMLRANSLKKAIRQIIEHTEKAVDEQNAQTQEQERIVLGLPEAEEKKDPKSDDRLCHSESCGVAKHRSLRKVSKSPCEKLISKGSLSLGSSASLPTQSGNRDGLPALNTKILFPNVRAGMSGSLPGGSVISRLLINADPFNSEPENLEYYTEKCVMNNYFGIGLDAKISLDFNNKRDEHPEKCRSRTKNMMWYGVLGTKELLHRTYKNLEQKVLLECDGRPIPLPSLQGIAVLNIPSYAGGTNFWGGTKEDDTFAAPSFDDKILEVVAVFGSMQMAVSRVIKLQHHRIAQCRTVKISILGDEGVPVQVDGEAWVQPPGYIRIIHKNRAQMLTRDRAFENTLKSWEDKQKCELPRPPSFSLHPEILSEEEATQMDQFGQAAGALIHSIREIAQSHRDMEQELAHAVNASSKSMDRVYSKPRAAEGLTCSFVLEMVSNMKALRSETELLLAGKMALQLDPPQKDRLGAALSEMDQQLRKLADTPWLCQLMEPSDEENVTSDLSKRSRSGKFRLVTKFKKEKNSKNRDAHSSLGAPVHLWGTEEVAAWLEHLSLCEYKDIFTRHDIRGSELLHLERRDLKDLGVTKVGHVKRILCGIKELGRGAPAAET is encoded by the exons GTCATCACTCCGTGCAGGAAACTCATCTTGTGTGCGGACaacaggaaagaaatggaagactgGATTGCAGCTCTGAAGACTGTCCAGAATCGGGAACATTTTGAG CCGACCCAGTACAGCATGGACCACTTCTCCGGGATGCACAACTGGTACGCCTGTTCCCACGCGAGGCCGACCTACTGCAACGTGTGTCGTGAGGCTCTGTCTGGGGTCACGTCCCACGGACTGTCCTGTGAAG TGTGCAAGTTCAAGGCCCACAAACGGTGTGCTGTGCGTGCAACCAATAACTGCAAGTGGACCACACTGGCCTCCATCGGGAAGGATATCATCGAGGACGAGGATGGG ATTGCCATGCCTCACCAGTGGCTGGAAGGAAACCTGCCTGTGAGTGCCAAGTGCACGGTGTGTGACAAGACCTGCGGCAGCGTGCTGCGCCTGCAGGACTGGCGCTGCCTGTGGTGCAAGGCCATG GTGCACACAGCTTGTAAGGAATCATTAGTGACCAAGTGCCCGCTGGGCCTGTGCAAAGTGTCAGTCATCCCTCCCACGGCTCTCAACAGCATCGATTCTGATG GCTTCTGGAAGGCCACATGTCCTCCATCCTGCACCAGCCCCTTGTTGGTCTTTGTCAATTCAAAAAGTGGGGACAACCAGGGTGTGAAGTTCCTCAGAAGATTCAAACAGCTGCTGAACCCTGCCCAGGTCTTTGACCTCATGAATGGGGGACCACACCTCGG CTTGCGCTTATTCCAGAAGTTTGACACATTCCGGATCCTGGTGTGTGGTGGGGATGGCAGTGTGGGCTGGGTCCTCTCCGAAATCGACAGCCTCAACCTCCACAAACAG TGTCAGCTGGGCGTGCTTCCCCTGGGCACAGGGAATGACCTGGCGCGCGTGTTAGGCTGGGGCTCAGCCTGTGACGATGACACTCAGCTCCCGCAGATCCTGGAGAAGCTGGAGAGAGCCAGCACCAAGATGCTGGACAG GTGGAGCGTCATGGCCTACGAGACCAAGCTGCCCCGGCAGGCCTCTTCCTCTGCTGCTGGCACAGGCACCGAGGACCTCAGCGAGGGCTCCGAG CAGGCAGAGGTGTGTGGGGAGGAGAGCTCACATCGCGAGAAGGAGAGAGGCTGGGCCATGAACCTGCCAGGTAGACAG GTGCAGCAAATTCTCTTCTATGAAGACTCGGTTGCGGCCCATCTTTCTAAAATCCTGACCTCTGACCAGCACTCGGTGGTGATCTCATCGGCCAA AGTGCTCTGTGAGACAGTGAAGGACTTCGTGGCTCGAGTGGGAAAGGCCTACGAGAAGACGACTGAGAGCTCAGAGGAGTCGGAGGTCATGGCCAAGAAG TGCTCTGTCCTGAAAGAGAAGCTGGATTCTCTCCTCAAGACCTTGGACGACGAGTCCCAGGCCtcatcctctctgcccaccccgcCGCCCACCATTGCTGAGGAGGTGGAAGATGGAGACGGGGTGGGCAGTGGCTGTGGCTCGACTGTGGACCGCTCCGTGGGGTCGACGTGCCCAGCCCGGCCGCAGATATTCCGGCCTCGGGAACAGCTCATGCTGCGGGCCAACAGCCTGAAGAAGGCGATTCGTCAGATCATAGAACACACTGAAAAAG CTGTCGATGAGCAGAATGCCCAAACCCAGGAGCAGGAGAGGATTGTCTTAGGTCTCCCTGAGGCGGAAGAGAAAAAGGACCCGAAGTCGGACGACAGGCTGTGCCACAGCGAGAGCTGTGGGGTTGCCAAGCACAGGAGCCTCCGCAAAG TGTCCAAGTCCCCGTGTGAGAAGCTGATAAGCAAAGGAAGTTTGTCACTGGGCAgttctgcctctctccccacccagtcAGGAAACCGGGACGGCCTGCCTGCGCTGAACACGAAGATCCTGTTCCCGA ACGTCCGTGCCGGGATGTCTGGGTCCTTGCCTGGTGGCTCGGTCATCAGTCGCTTGTTAATAAATGCTGACCCCTTCAACTCCGAGCCGGAAAACCT GGAGTATTACACGGAGAAGTGTGTCATGAACAATTACTTTGGCATCGGCCTGGATGCGAAGATATCCCTGGACTTCAACAACAAGCGGGACGAGCACCCTGAGAAGTGCAG GAGTCGGACCAAGAACATGATGTGGTATGGGGTTCTCGGGACCAAAGAGTTGCTGCACAGAACCTACAAGAACCTGGAGCAAAAGGTCCTGCTGGAG TGTGACGGGCGGCCCATCCCGCTCCCCAGTCTGCAGGGTATTGCTGTCCTCAACATTCCCAGCTATGCCGGAGGGACCAACTTCTGGGGGGGCACCAAGGAAGATGAT ACTTTCGCAGCTCCGTCGTTCGATGACAAGATCTTGGAGGTGGTTGCCGTGTTTGGCAGTATGCAGATGGCTGTCTCTCGGGTCATTAAGCTGCAGCATCACCGGATTGCCCAG TGTCGCACGGTGAAGATTTCCATCCTGGGGGACGAGGGTGTACCAGTGCAGGTGGACGGAGAGGCCTGGGTCCAGCCTCCAGGATACATCCGCATTATCCACAAGAACCGGGCACAGATGCTCACCCGAGACCGG GCATTTGAGAATACGCTGAAGTCCTGGGAGGACAAGCAGAAGTGTGAACTGCCTCGCCCACCGTCCTTCTCTCTGCACCCGGAGATCCTGTCCGAGGAAGAGGCCACCCAGATGGACCAGTTTGGGCAGGCGGCGGGGGCCCTCATCCATAG TATCCGGGAGATAGCTCAGTCCCACCGAGACATGGAGCAGGAGCTCGCCCACGCCGTCAATGCCAGCTCCAAGTCCATGGACCGCGTGTACAGCAAGCCCAGAGCTGCGGAG GGGTTGACCTGCAGCTTTGTCCTGGAGATGGTCAGTAACATGAAGGCCCTGCGCAGCGAGACAGAGCTGCTGCTGGCCGGGAAGATGGCCCTG CAATTGGACCCCCCTCAGAAGGACCGGCTCGGGGCTGCTCTCTCCGAGATGGATCAACAGCTCAGGAAGCTGGCAGACACCCCCTGGCTGTGCCAGCTCATGGAGCCCAGTGATGAAGAG AATGTGACCTCGGACCTTTCCAAGCGCAGCCGCAGTGGGAAGTTCCGCCTGGTGACTAAGttcaagaaggagaagaacagcaagaacaGAGACGCCCACAGCAGCCTGGGAGCGCCGG TGCACCTCTGGGGGACAGAGGAGGTTGCTGCCTGGCTGGAGCACCTCAGTCTCTGTGAGTATAAGGACATCTTCACACGGCACGACATCCGGGGCTCTGAGCTCCTACACCTGGAGCGGAGGGACCTCAAG GACCTTGGCGTGACCAAGGTGGGCCACGTGAAGAGGATCCTGTGCGGCATCAAGGAGCTGGGCCGCGGCGCCCCGGCTGCCGAGACCTAG